The following coding sequences are from one Rhizobiaceae bacterium window:
- the purQ gene encoding phosphoribosylformylglycinamidine synthase subunit PurQ — MKSAVVLLPGLNRDRDMIAALTKISGRPPATIWETDTEIPDVDLIVIPGGFSYGDYLRCGAIAARMPAMRAVAEKAAKGVMVMGVCNGFQILLEAGMLPGALMRNASLRFVCREVKLEVANANTAFTRNYAPGQIIRCPVAHHDGNFFADAETLKRIEGEGQVVFRYAEGTNPNGSINDIAGIVSDKGNVLGLMPHPENLIEKAHGGTDGRALFEGVLGVAA, encoded by the coding sequence ATGAAATCAGCCGTTGTCCTCCTCCCCGGCCTCAACCGTGACCGCGACATGATCGCGGCGCTGACGAAGATTTCCGGCCGCCCGCCTGCAACGATCTGGGAGACGGACACCGAGATTCCGGATGTCGATCTGATCGTCATTCCGGGTGGGTTCTCCTATGGCGACTATCTGCGCTGCGGCGCGATCGCCGCCCGCATGCCCGCCATGCGCGCAGTGGCCGAAAAGGCCGCGAAAGGCGTGATGGTGATGGGCGTCTGCAACGGCTTCCAGATCCTTCTGGAGGCAGGCATGCTGCCCGGTGCCCTGATGCGCAATGCCTCGCTGCGCTTCGTCTGCCGCGAGGTGAAGCTGGAGGTCGCCAACGCCAACACCGCCTTCACCCGCAACTATGCGCCCGGCCAGATCATCCGCTGCCCGGTGGCGCATCATGACGGCAATTTCTTCGCCGATGCGGAAACGCTGAAGCGCATCGAGGGCGAAGGCCAGGTGGTCTTCCGCTATGCCGAGGGCACCAATCCGAACGGCTCGATCAACGACATCGCCGGCATCGTCTCCGACAAGGGCAACGTGCTCGGCCTGATGCCGCATCCGGAAAACCTCATCGAAAAGGCGCATGGCGGCACCGATGGCCGTGCGCTGTTCGAGGGCGTGCTGGGCGTCGCGGCGTGA
- the purS gene encoding phosphoribosylformylglycinamidine synthase subunit PurS — translation MIKARVTVTLKNGVLDPQGKAIEHALGALGFGDVGSVRQGKVFDLELQSTDRAKAEADLKAMCDKLLANTVIENYTVALT, via the coding sequence GTGATCAAAGCCCGCGTTACCGTCACCCTCAAGAACGGCGTCCTCGACCCGCAGGGCAAGGCGATCGAGCATGCGCTGGGCGCGCTCGGCTTCGGCGACGTCGGCTCCGTGCGCCAGGGCAAGGTTTTCGACCTGGAGTTGCAGAGTACGGACCGCGCAAAGGCGGAAGCCGACCTCAAGGCCATGTGCGACAAGCTTCTGGCCAATACAGTGATCGAGAACTACACTGTGGCGCTTACCTGA
- a CDS encoding phosphoribosylaminoimidazolesuccinocarboxamide synthase: MNRRRRIYEGKAKILYEGPEPGTLIQFFKDDATAFNKKKHAVVDGKGVLNNRISEHIFNHLNRMGIPTHFIRRLNMREQLIKEVEIIPLEVVVRNIAAGSLSKRLGIEEGTVLPRSIIEFYYKADALDDPMVTEEHITAFGWASPQEIDDIMALAIRVNDFLSGLFMGVGIQLVDFKMECGRLYEGEMMRIVVADEISPDSCRLWDVATQDKLDKDRFRRDMGGLVEAYQEVARRLGIMNENEPPRPTGPVLVASNEEPPKGTRH, translated from the coding sequence ATGAACCGACGCCGCCGCATCTACGAAGGCAAGGCCAAGATATTGTATGAGGGCCCGGAGCCCGGAACGCTCATCCAGTTCTTCAAGGATGACGCCACCGCCTTCAACAAGAAGAAGCATGCGGTGGTCGACGGCAAGGGCGTGCTCAACAACCGCATCTCGGAGCATATCTTCAACCATCTCAACCGGATGGGCATTCCGACGCATTTCATCCGCCGGCTGAACATGCGCGAGCAGCTGATCAAGGAAGTCGAGATCATCCCGCTAGAGGTCGTGGTGCGCAACATCGCGGCGGGCTCGCTTTCCAAGCGTCTCGGCATCGAGGAAGGCACTGTGCTGCCGCGCTCCATCATCGAGTTCTACTACAAGGCCGACGCGCTCGACGACCCGATGGTCACCGAGGAGCACATCACGGCTTTCGGCTGGGCGAGCCCGCAGGAGATCGACGACATCATGGCGCTTGCCATCCGCGTCAACGATTTCCTGTCCGGCCTGTTCATGGGCGTCGGCATCCAGCTCGTCGACTTCAAGATGGAATGCGGCCGCCTCTATGAAGGCGAGATGATGCGCATCGTCGTCGCCGACGAGATCTCGCCGGACTCCTGCCGGCTCTGGGACGTCGCCACGCAGGACAAGCTGGACAAGGACCGTTTCCGCCGTGACATGGGCGGGCTGGTCGAGGCCTATCAGGAAGTCGCGCGCCGTCTCGGCATCATGAACGAGAACGAGCCCCCGCGCCCGACGGGCCCGGTTCTGGTCGCCTCGAACGAGGAGCCCCCGAAAGGCACCCGTCACTGA
- a CDS encoding DUF1476 domain-containing protein produces MKDREEGFERKFAFDEELRFKATARRNKLLGLWAAEKLGKSGEDAEAYAKSVVIADFEEAGDDDVFRKVRKDFDNAGVDQSDHQIRRTMEELMAQAVEAVKNAG; encoded by the coding sequence ATGAAAGACCGCGAGGAAGGTTTTGAACGCAAGTTCGCCTTCGATGAAGAACTGCGTTTCAAGGCGACGGCCCGTCGCAACAAGCTTCTGGGCCTCTGGGCCGCGGAAAAGCTCGGCAAATCCGGCGAGGACGCCGAAGCCTATGCGAAATCGGTGGTCATCGCCGATTTCGAGGAGGCGGGCGACGACGACGTCTTCCGCAAGGTCCGCAAGGATTTCGACAATGCGGGCGTCGACCAGTCGGACCACCAGATCCGCCGCACCATGGAAGAACTGATGGCGCAGGCCGTCGAGGCCGTGAAGAACGCCGGCTAA